The Allorhodopirellula heiligendammensis DNA segment TCCTGAGCGATGACTTCGTCAGCCAGAGACTGATAGTCGATGGCGCCATTGCTTTCGCCGGAGTAGTCAAAGATTGACTTGCCAAAACTTGGAGCTTCCGCGAGCCGGATGTTTCGACGAATCCGTGTATCGAAGAACTTGGCATTTCGGAAGAACTCCCGAGAGTCTTTCGACGCGGTAAAGAATTCGTCGATGTCCGTACTGACCTCTGCTGCCAAACGCGTATTGGAGTCGTACATGCATAGCACAACACCGGACAGTCGCAGTCGGCTATTCATGCGTCGCGAAACAACTTCAATGGTTCGCAGCAGTTTGCTGAGTCCATGCAGGGCGAGGAAGTGCGGCTGCAGCGGCAGAAAGACTTCCGAGACTGCAACTAACGCGTTGATCGTCAGCACGCCAAGGCTGGGAGGGCAATCAAGGATCAGGTAGTCAAAGTCCTCATTGTCGTCGGCCAACTTATCGCTCAAGATCATCTCTCGACCGACTTCGCAGGCCAGCTCCATCTCAGCAGCCGCGAGATCGAGGTTGGAGGGCACGACGAACAGGTTCTCATCGACCTGCTGGCGTGCATCGCTCAGTGAGGCTTCCCCGCATAGCACTTCGTACATGGTCGCTTCACCATCAATGGCGGTGATGCCTAAGTGCAAGGATGCGTGAGCTTGCGGATCAAGATCCATCACGCACACACGGCGGCCAGCCCGAGCCAGAGCGGCGGCCAGATTCACGCTGCTGGTCGTTTTCCCAACACCGCCTTTTTGGTTGATAACTGCGATCGAACGCATGACGCTTTTCCTATGAGAGGGCTGAGTAAACTAAGAACCGTGGCGGCGAAACTTTCCGCCGTCCACCTCGCTAACTGGACGTTCCACGTAGCGACTGGTAGGCCAACAAGACTTCGTACAAATCTGCATCAATTTTCACACAATCATCAGCGAAATCCCGCAACCAAGCTCGATTTGAGTCGCTGGCGTCAATCAGCAAACGAGTGATTTGCGCTAACGGGATCGAGACCGATTTCGCCTTCCCCAATCCAGACACACGGTCCATCTCCAGTTCGCGAACAAAGCTGTGTTTCTTCAATCGAGTGCAAGGCGGTATCACGGCAGTTCAATCTTTCGGCTAGAAACGAGTCGACGCAGGTGTGTGTAACAAGGCACGGCGACCCGACGCCAGACCGTCCTGCCACCGAAGTATCGACTTTGACGGTTAGGCGACTTGATCGGAATTTGCGGGATCTGCTGGAATGAGTGGATTCTTTGCGGGTTGCCGCTGTGAGCATCCTGCGGGGCGGAATCTCGCCGACGAAGCGATTGGACCGGTCCACGCTGGAATCACGTCTGGAAATAGGCTATCGAGCCGCCATCATACGTGCGGGCGAGAGCGCCCTCAGCTCAGAAATTTTCGGCCGATGGAGCAGGCAACTAAAAATTGCGACCCCCGCCCGTGTGGGGAGCGTACAATGGGACACAATGGATTGACTACTATTTCTGAACCCGTTTCCACCAATAGCACATCACCGATGGATCCGCTCAATCGCGTTCCGCCGTACAACCGTGCGCTGCCAGATAGCGATCGCCGTGGTGATGGAGACAATGCCGCTGGCAGCGAAGGTGACGGCAATCGGATTGATACGCAGCAGGACGTGGCCGCTAGCGGAGTTTCCGTCGATGAACTCATTCGCGAATTCGAGTTGGATCTCGGTGGCGACTCCCTCCAAGACGATTCGATCGATTCTCCGCCCCAGCGGGAGCAGTCTGGTACGCTCGGCGCCAACGAGGGCGACTTCGCCACCATTGGTGTCCGCAATCTCGAATGGCGTTTGCCAATCATACGCAGCGCCGCCCATCGCAGCGCCGATGCGATCGCGTCAAGTCAGCTGGTGGAACCCTCCGAATCCAATGAACAGCAACTCACCCGAATCGTGCTATCGACCTACCGGTTGATCGATCCGCGATTCCGCGGCAGCTATTTCCAACAGGTTCGTGTGGGTCGGATGCTTCCGATCGTGCTGCAATCTGCTTCATGCATCGATGGGACGCCCCCCTCGTTGCAACCATCGAGTCAAGACGATCAGCAGCATGGTCTCCGTCTGTTCGGTCACATGATTCCGCAGCCCGCGACGGATCCGCCTGGCGTAGCTCCCCCAACCGCTCGACGGCCGTTTCGCCACCCTGTCAAACAACAGGCTTCTGATCAACGGCGCCTTCCGAAGATACATGCTAATTATCGAACCGAAGCCATCGAGGTGCTCGCTGAGTTACAATTCCGCTCCCGTTCGACGCGATGGACACGTTGGTTTCAGGGACCTCGTTTAATTGTCTCCCTCGCAGCTGCATCAATTCTATTAATTGCTGCAACCATCGGCTATCGGATGTCGCTGCCGCAATCGGCAGAGGATCTGGCCGTGACACAGTCCACCCAGAAACTATCGGCGAGGAAGTCTCAACCGCTGATTCAGGAGGCACTCACCTCGCCCTTACCGCTGGCGCAACCCGCACCGCCACCTGCAGTTGCATCGCCTCCGCCGGAAGTGGCCTTACCCACATCCAATTCAGAGTTGACGGCACCGGAGACGATACCGACACGCCCGCCGGCTCCCTTGCCTGCCGTTCCAGACACCGCGATGCACACACCCACGCGCGATCAGGCCGAGCCCCACGAACTGACCACCGCCGAATTGATGGCAGCACTTGCGCGGGCTACCGAAATGCCTGACATCGGATTGCCCGCCCCGGATATCCCCACGCGCCCCGTACCCCAACTGCCGGATGATACGCCGCCTTCCATCAATCCTCAGCCTGCGAATATCCCGCCTTCGTCGAATGGATCGAGCAACCCGGCTCCGCCTCCAGCGGAGGCACCCGACGTCATCCGAGATGCCCCCCTACCGCCGCCCAGTAGTGCGGCAATTACGACAGCGACTTTAGATCTGTGGTCTGAAACAGATGCGGCCGGTCGTCGCTTCACGGCGGTCACCGCTGACGAATTGATCGATTCCTGGGCTCTCATCGCAGATATCTCACGGTCCGGTTCCGCCGAAAACATGGCCGCACAGCGATTGATTGGACAAGCTTCTTGGTTGATTCACCCGCTGGCGACGATTGTCGCCCAACTTCGAGCAACGGAGTTCTCAACGTCAGTACGCGTCGTTGGTGCCAGTGCACAGGAACTCGAGAACACGGCTAACCTTGATGAGGATGAAACCGAGTTGTTACTCGATTCATGGCGAGCGGCTCGAAAACGAGTTGTGCGGACGAGCGACCTAGATCAAATGCTGCGCCAGGCCAATGTGCTATTAGACCGAATTCTGATCAGCAACCGACTCTCGCCACACGATCGCAGCAATCTATTAGCAGCGTTTCGCGTCGATGTGGAGCAGCTCGTAAAGATTTCTAGCGATCAAGAGGCCATTTCAGAAACCGATTCGCTCTGGCGCGCGATCGATACGCTGCCAAATTCAAACGAATGGGAACGTCTGGCTGCTGCCAAGCCTCCATCCGGCCTCATGGCCAGCATCTACTGCTTGCAACAGCGTCGCTGGGATGAGGGCCTGGCATGGCTCGGCCAGGCCAGCAATCCTGCCATCGCGGCAGCAGCTAAGGCCGAATGGAAACTGATTCAATCCGGCACGCTTCACAACCCCGAGGGGGTCACACTTGAGGAGGCGCGTGCCAATCTCGCCAGTCGTTGGAGCAAGATCGCGGACCGGCTCGAACCTCGCGAAGCGGCCGCCGTTCGCCTACACGCCATCATGCTCTGTGGCGACGCACCTCACATGGAATCCGAACGCGAGGCCATGCGTGCCGAGCTGCCCGCTTATTTAGATTGAGAAGCTCAGCACAAATCACTACGATTCTCCCTCACGCGACTGAACCGCTTGAGTCGCTACCACCATCAGAGAGCGGCAT contains these protein-coding regions:
- a CDS encoding ParA family protein; amino-acid sequence: MRSIAVINQKGGVGKTTSSVNLAAALARAGRRVCVMDLDPQAHASLHLGITAIDGEATMYEVLCGEASLSDARQQVDENLFVVPSNLDLAAAEMELACEVGREMILSDKLADDNEDFDYLILDCPPSLGVLTINALVAVSEVFLPLQPHFLALHGLSKLLRTIEVVSRRMNSRLRLSGVVLCMYDSNTRLAAEVSTDIDEFFTASKDSREFFRNAKFFDTRIRRNIRLAEAPSFGKSIFDYSGESNGAIDYQSLADEVIAQEASRVGTIATPIAA